From one Triticum urartu cultivar G1812 chromosome 3, Tu2.1, whole genome shotgun sequence genomic stretch:
- the LOC125546211 gene encoding uncharacterized protein LOC125546211: MAAYYNGGRTMPYSNTDECFDGGRTMYSNTTDDCYDAGKHGHGHGHGHGHGGANMYANTTDVECFQDSGRHGYGGGGRTMYSNTVDEECFDSGRHAHGHGHGYGHNDGRAMSYSTTTEECFGGGEQGQGYYKKEVKQHKNRERVGEVGALAAGAFALYEGYEVKKDPAHARKHQIEAGVAGAAALGAGGYAYHEHREQKQAAYGGQQEYRMPVHNGYCN; this comes from the exons ATGGCGGCCTACTACAACGGCGGCAGGACCATGCCCTACTCCAACACCGACGAGTGCTTCGACGGTGGCAGGACCATGTACTCCAACACCACCGACGACTGCTACGACGCTGGCAAGCACGGCCACGGGCACGGGCACGGCCATGGCCATGGCGGGGCAAACATGTACGCTAACACCACTGACGTGGAGTGCTTCCAGGACTCCGGCAGGCACGGCTACGGTGGTGGCGGCAGGACCATGTACTCCAACACCGTCGACGAGGAGTGCTTCGACTCCGGCAGGCACGCGCATGGGCACGGCCACGGCTACGGGCACAACGACGGTAGGGCCATGTCCTACTCCACCACCACCGAGGAGTGCTTCGGCGGTGGTGAGCAGGGGCAGGGGTACTACAAGAAAGAGGTGAAGCAGCACAAGAACAGGGAGCGCGTCGGCGAGGTCGGCGCCCTCGCCGCCGGTGCCTTCGCCCTG TATGAGGGGTACGAGGTGAAGAAGGACCCGGCACACGCGAGGAAGCACCAGATCGAGGCCGGCGTGGCAGGCGCGGCGGCGCTCGGCGCCGGCGGCTACGCGTACCACGAGCACCGCGAGCAGAAGCAGGCCGCCTACGGCGGGCAGCAGGAGTACAGGATGCCCGTCCACAACGGCTACTGCAACTAA